Part of the Drosophila kikkawai strain 14028-0561.14 chromosome 3L, DkikHiC1v2, whole genome shotgun sequence genome is shown below.
CTACCGCTTGCTTTGGCCCCaggagtcgtcgtcgtcggttCTTGGCTCCCGCTGCACTCTGCTCTCACTCCTCCTATTGCCTTTCGCTCTTTTCCCTTTGGCTTATTTGCACTTTTGTTGTTGACTCATTTGATGGCTCCCCCACACTATTAGAAAGTGCCGCGCCCAGGAAAAAAGGGCACCGAAAGCCCCAACTCCAACTGCAAGTTAACCCCAAACACCCGCGTCTTCTGTGTGACAAGTGAAAACTAGAAAATTCTGCTGCTCACCACTGCTGCTCACTAAAGTAAAAGTTGTCTTATCAATGCGCCAGAGGACTTCTGGGTGGCTTTTGGGGGGTGGTAATTGGGGGGTAGTGGTTCGGTGCTGACAGCTCATTTGGCGTCATAGCGTCGAGACAAGGGCCCCATTAAGATGCCAACCAGAAATTGTATagttttaataacaaattcGAAGCTTTTCTGGCAGCAATTGCATTGGACTTGACCAAGGGCATGGTTTTTGAGTTTTTtgggaaaaggaaaaataaatgaaggtCTTAGAGAAGTAATAAAAAAGATTATATTTTCGTAACTTTGAGCTTATAAACGGAGGTTAAATAATAGAGACTTATGTTAAGGACACTTTGTGAGCTGTAAAGCGCTAAACTAAGGGTAGCTTTGATCAACAAAGCACTTCTAAttatctttaattaatttcccttaataaaaatatatacacaaaatTTGTGTAACTGAAATCTTTGgtgtacaaaaattaaataacattatTCCCAAAATTATATTCATTTCCTAACAAGTGAAAAACTACATTTTCTAGCTTTGCCTCTGATCCACACCAACTGGTTTTTCATTCCACTTGCAGCAGATTCAAGGCTAAAAGCCTGTTGGGTCATTGCCATTGCAAGTTTTCCCCCTTGTTCTGGAAAAACTAGTTGCACTTTACCTGCAAGCGCAATATTTGCTTAGACAAATTTCCCGAGAGCCGGTTGGGCGGGTTTTCCTTAGACCGGCTTCATTTTCTTCTTCGTTCCAGAGAAAGTTCTGGAGCGAGagaaggtgtgtgtgtgtgtgtgcgctaaTACCGGGGAAATGGAGAAAGTTGCAAAGTGGCAAAAGACACTTCAGGCGGCCTATTGTGCAACTCCCTGCATTTCCACTCCATTTCCGCAGTGGAAACTAGGTGAGGTGAGTCACAGTTGCAGGTAGCAGGTTGCAACATGCAAGTTGCAACCCCCTTTTGCCACAATGGTGGGGGTGCTTTCAATGACAAATTATCCTTGTTGCAAAAATTACAGCTGGCAGGGGACtcacatttatttttggcaacagaaattggaaaataaataggggaaaagggaaaaaggaATGCTAGGAACAGGTGCACATTTTGCAAACGGAAAATATCTCTGTTTGATGGTAAATATGTGTGGCCAAAACCATTCTTAGGAATTGAAAATTGCTTAAAGAAAAGGTAGAAACTAAAAATTAGGTATATTAATAGTAGGAGTTTAGTAAActccttttaaaaattttaaatcataaGATAAAAAGTTGATTAATAGACTTTATTTAAGGAAAATcgctatatttattttataattacatTAAGAGATGAATCACAATTTGTATTACTTTTTTAGATGATGAGAATATACCTtagaaaactatttaatatattatttttattaatttatattttatatatttctttttttatatttttactttacttaCTTTTCCAATAGCtgcttttttttctatataaaaaaaataaaatatatgccagtattttgtttaaaataattttgttttatttttatttattgcatttgtAAATTTCCCACCTCCCCTTTGTTGCTGACGCTTTCCATGTGTCTGCTTTTGTGCTCAAAAACTCAAGTGCTATCCCTTGTGCAAGCTTTTCAACCCTTTTTTTGTGCAATTTAACGCCGATCCTACAAACATTCAGCATGGTTTATTGACCTCCATGCTGCACCGCATTGCGTCACCGTCTCATCTGGTCCGTCCTTATCACGCAACGGGCATCAAAAGTGTCAGCAAAACTGTACACATGAAGAAAATAGTATAAACTTGaaagttttatataaaaaattgtgtttattcttttgtttttaacttaatttaagagtatttaaactaatattaatattaaacttaatattaatggttttttattaaaacaaaaatattccaaaatttgtttttgtgatCCCTTAACCCTGTACTCCTCCCTTAACCCGCTGCAGTTTACTGTTTGCCTGTGTAACATTACAAATTAGCGAAGTTTTTGGTTTGGGAAAGAAGGCCAAATTGTCTGGACTCAGACATGGTGGGTTGtttgtttgcaatttttttgtcGCTGGCTCTAAGGTGTGGGTGTTGTCACAAGGGGTGGCTGCACAACAGGGGCATAATAACGGTAATCTACATTACTTTGCTTGATGTTTTTGGCCAAGTAAGTGGCCATAAAATGCAGTcatcagcaaaaaaaaactgtaatTAATAAGGCTgcagtaaaaaataaatactccGATTTCTTACAggttcaattaattaataaatatatttattttttaaataaagcgAATATGTTTGGCATATTTGTTTGTCTTGGAAATCACCAAGAATTATGATGAAATCTTCGGTGCAACAGCACTTAAGCCTAAGAGCGAAGAAAGATTTCGTCTTACCTCActcttctctctttctttttttgtgtctCTTAATTTCTGTGAGCTTCGGTCGAAGCAAAAGCTTTTCCGCCTCAGTTTGCATTGCACTCTCCGCCGAAGAGTACTACGATGGAGAGCCTACCGCTGGAAGTGCTCGATCTCATATATAAATACTGCCAAGTTTTAGCCGATAAAGTGAACTTGGCCCAGACCAATCGGTGTTTAGGCCAAGCCTTTGTCTACCACAGTCGGAATGACTTCAAGATAATACCAGCACTCAGTCCCATACGGTTGGAAAGCTGGCGCATTATACTGCCGCTCTGTGGTTGGAATGTGAATGAGCTCTCTGAATATATACACATTTCCAACGATCATGAGTTGAGAGATTTGGTGGCTTTGCATTGCTCCAATTTGCAAAGGATTAAATTGAGAATTTGCATGGAAAGTGTGGACTCTGTGATGTCATTTATTTGGTAGATGAAAGATAATCTGAGGTCTGTCTACTTGTGGTATGCCAGAGATCAGAAAATTCTACCAAAATTGGTTAAGGATATGCCGGAAATGTCCCTACTAAGAGTACTTAAACTAAGGAATATTCACATTGAAGATGGTAGGTCTGTgggtttaataaaaatatattttcaagtctcaacttgaattttaaaataaacaaaaatccttatttgtaattgaatgtataagactacatttttaattttatattaataatatttattaatttaatattgctctttattttcttaataacaATTTctaatatagtttttattgtttctcaGTTTTGCATTTACAGAAATTTATTAACTTAGAGGAGCTTGAATTTGAAGTTTTTAGACAATTCGACCCGAAAATCCCTCTGCGCCTTCAATATTTTCCcactattaatatttttccatttgtGCACCCCTAAATAAATTACGTTCTCTCAGTGTAGTTGCTGTTAGTATAGCCTCCGAGGACACCGACTTGAAGTCTCCCTTGATGGCCCTGGAAGAGCTGAAATTAGCGTATTGCGACATTGCCATGGACTTTCCAACTTGTCCCAAGTTGAAATCATTTACACTCAAAGAAAATTGGATATACGACAGTGAGGGTTCAGTTCGAAAATCGATCTTAAATCAGGGAGAATCTTTGGAAAGACTAGTCTTCTTTCGCCACTACACGCCATATGATAACCAGGGGTTTCTTGAGTTAATCCAAGGCTGTAGGAAATTAATATACCTGAAACTTGCCATTCGAAAGGTAAAGTTTACTCTAGATTTTGTGCGTGAAATTGTGGATATATTGAAAGAAAACGGTCTCCAACCTAATGATCCTTTGGAACTGGTGCTAGACCAGTATTTTAAGTTCAAATGGCTGCGACATTGGGTGAGTAAGGTTAGTCGAGGGCAAAAAGGGGTTTTCTAAACttggctttttatttatttacagctCAGTCTAACAGCAAATTCGGAATTGATTAGGCTTCGACttgaaaatgtaatataaaataagataaataaatacatattttaaacaagaaaCTCAAAAGCAGATAACgacttttatttgaatttatttacttaaaaagcCCAAGCTTTAGTATATAAAAGgttctatttatttttgttatcaGCTTTCTATTTATTTGATAAAATAATGTAGTTGACGCCATAAAAAGATTTTCTCTCTTTATATACCCTTGAAAAAGTTATTTAGCTGTGGAATTGATGTTTGTAAATAATTCTATTTATgagaaatttaagaaataaatgaTCATCTCTATagaatattgatttttaataaacctAAGCAAAATCTTATAGTTTGctgttttataaaatcgaacgtttacaatttatattatttttatttattcactaATTTTTCAAGGGAGTTCACTAGTCGGTTCATTGCGGTTAGTTTAATTTCCATTCTCTCTATGACTCTCTATCTCttcattatatttaagtatatAGCCagtttataacaaaatttttgtttttacagcTTTAATTTATATCACATCCCGAATTAATAAAGgttgaatattttattccaaaaaagactgaagtaataatattaaatatttaaaacatgaaataaaattaatgccGAGTTGCATttcttatttgaatttatgtttattttaaaaagccCAATTTGTAGTATTCTATTATTATATCTTATCAGCTTTTTTTTACTtgccatttttgtttttgcttaatTCCAGAGAATTGTATGTCCAGTGCCTATATATCGTTTCCTCTCTTAACATACACTACTAAAAGCTCTTTAGTTGTAGGATCAatgtttgtaaataattaaatttacgttttttttttaaaacaataacatTTTCGTCCCCGATATCAAATGAAGAATATTGCatattaattaacataaaCAGAAACTTGTAGTTTGCAGTATCATAAAATCGAAAACTTAtctaatattttcaatttaattttagttttattattgAAGGCAAGCAAGTGTATTGCCTCGTCGGCTtgcttaatttaaaagaaactcTCTCTAATTTAAAAAGACTTTTGTGTTTCGAGTAAGTCATGACCACATCAGTTCTCATTTCGCCAGCTCACAAGTGACACATTGAGGAAAAGTTCGGTGATTGAAATGGATTGTAAAAGAAATATTACGGACTTGCCAATAGAAATACTCGATATTCTATTTGAATGTTGTGGAGATATGACGAACAAACTCCATTTGGCCCAAGCTCATCCGTATTTGGCCCAGGCCTTTGCCTATCATTGTCGAAATTTATACAACCACATCTCAGaagatgaaaaaaaaagtttgtgCTATTGGCGGCTGACTCTGCCAGGCTGTGGACCGAATATAAAAAAGATTGACAGAGTTATTCGGGAGAATGATCATGATGAAGTAGAGCTTGTCAATTTGATTGCACTACACTGctcaaaattggaaaaaattaagctCACCTTCGAAACGGACAGTGTGGCCTGTGTGAAATCTTTAATATGCCAGAGACAGAATTCTCTGAGGGCTATTAATCTTAGACTAACATCAGAATCTCCAGAAATTAATACTGTGATGCTTCATGAATTTCCAGAATTGCCCTTGCTGGAAGAGCTTAAGATTGTCAACATTCCCATTGAGaactgtaagaaaaatataaatatatatataaatgtcacatatttttattttttttttcaacataGATTATCACCTAaagaaatttgaaaatttggtTAAACTTAATATTGGATGTGATTATCCAATGTTTGACTGTGAGGGTCGAATACATATTGCTATTGATATTTTGGCCCTCTGTGCACCTCTAAAGAAACTGCGAATATTAACTTTGAGAGACGTAACCATTATCAGCTCTGAGAAAAATAATGTCCACATGACGGTATTACCAATGGAGAAGCTAAGCCTTATAAGATGTGTCATAGTTTATGAGCTTCCTGTGTGCTTTAATCTCAAAACCTTTATCATTAAGGAAAAAATGTCCAACGCAGTAGTTCACAGATTCATTTTGAGCCAAGGAAGTAGCCTGGAAAGCTTGTACCATATCTGTGACTATTATCCGGGTTATAATGAACGATTTCTAGAGGTTATTCGAGTATGCCACAACCTGCGATCCTTTCGGCCGCCATACTATAGTGTCTCCTTCAACCTTGACTTTGTTAAGGAATGCGTTGATATCCTGATTGAAAACGAGGTTACACCGAATAATCCTTTGGTACTTGAGGTAGACAGATATTTCAATTACGAGGATGTACTGAAATGGGTATGTTACACATTAATTGTGTGAACTCATttttaatgtaatatttattacagCTCAAATTTACGCCATGCCCCGAAATAATAGGGCTCATATTAATAAACGAAACGGATGAAGattgtttaaattaagtttaacaTTGGCTTCCCTTAAgagaaatttttaataagtgctttaatatgaatatttattactttaaatatactttgttaaaatttaattataattattataaatttacgGTTTAttcatacaatttttatttgaaaaattataactaataattatatatgacagctttctgtttattttatggAATAATACGTCAATATCAGATAAGACGCCAATAACACATATTTCCTCTCTCTATATACATACCCTTGAAAAAGTTATTTAGCTTTTGatgtttgtaaataattacatttataagaaatttaaaaaataaatgatcaTCTCCTATAGAATATTGCTTTTTAATAAACCTAAGCAAAATCTTATAGTTTGCTGTTTTATAAAATCTAAAGTTTtcgatttatatttttagtttttcaaaatgtatttttatttattcatgaATTTTTCAAGGGTATTCACTGGTCGGTTCATTGAGGTTAGTTTAATTTCCAGTCTCTCTATTTCTCTCTTTATTATGTAAGAGTATATAGCAGTCTCTGTTGtgagtatatgtatatgaaatATTAGATGCCGAGGAATGCAATTCAGTTCTCATTTCGCACAGTTCACAAGTGAAACGTTGAGGAAAAGTTCGGTTATTGAAATGGAGAGTAAAAGAAATATAACGGATTTGCCATTAGAAATACTTGATCTTCTATTTGGATATTGTGGAGATAGCACGAACAAAGTCTACTTGGCCGTAACACATCCGTATTTAGTCCAGGGGTTTGTCTATCATTGTCGGAATTCGAtcgaatatttatatttcaatgcAGAAATAAGCTTGAGCTTTTGGCGGACTATTCTGCCAGTCTGCGGATCGTATATAAAAGGAATTGTCAGATGTATTGCAAACAATATTGATGATCACGCAGAGCTTTCAGACTTGATTTCACTACACTGTACAAAATTGGAGAAAATTAAGCTCTTTTTCGTTATGGACGATATATCCTGGGTGAAATCTTTAATATGCCAGGTACAAAGCACTCTTAGAGATATTGAACTAAAAGtactcttaaataaaatgaattctaAGATGCTTCACGAGTTTCCTGAACTTCCCTTATTGGAGAGGCTTTGTATTTTCAA
Proteins encoded:
- the LOC108080568 gene encoding uncharacterized protein, encoding MKDNLRSVYLWYARDQKILPKLVKDMPEMSLLRVLKLRNIHIEDVAVSIASEDTDLKSPLMALEELKLAYCDIAMDFPTCPKLKSFTLKENWIYDSEGSVRKSILNQGESLERLVFFRHYTPYDNQGFLELIQGCRKLIYLKLAIRKVKFTLDFVREIVDILKENGLQPNDPLELVLDQYFKFKWLRHWLSLTANSELIRLRLENVI
- the LOC108080591 gene encoding uncharacterized protein, whose product is MDCKRNITDLPIEILDILFECCGDMTNKLHLAQAHPYLAQAFAYHCRNLYNHISEDEKKSLCYWRLTLPGCGPNIKKIDRVIRENDHDEVELVNLIALHCSKLEKIKLTFETDSVACVKSLICQRQNSLRAINLRLTSESPEINTVMLHEFPELPLLEELKIVNIPIENYYHLKKFENLVKLNIGCDYPMFDCEGRIHIAIDILALCAPLKKLRILTLRDVTIISSEKNNVHMTVLPMEKLSLIRCVIVYELPVCFNLKTFIIKEKMSNAVVHRFILSQGSSLESLYHICDYYPGYNERFLEVIRVCHNLRSFRPPYYSVSFNLDFVKECVDILIENEVTPNNPLVLEVDRYFNYEDVLKWLKFTPCPEIIGLILINETDEDCLN